The proteins below are encoded in one region of Clostridium pasteurianum DSM 525 = ATCC 6013:
- a CDS encoding FtsB family cell division protein produces MRKKYIKYLLIGIVIINICYIFINQQLTMRRIQLTIQDRNMESQKVKSQNAKLQNEIKISQSDKYSEKLAREKLGLIKEGEIPVVNASNNK; encoded by the coding sequence ATGAGGAAGAAGTATATCAAATACCTTTTAATAGGAATTGTTATTATAAATATATGTTATATATTTATAAATCAACAGCTCACTATGAGGAGAATACAATTAACAATACAAGATAGAAATATGGAAAGCCAAAAAGTTAAATCTCAGAATGCAAAATTACAGAATGAAATAAAAATATCTCAATCGGATAAATACAGTGAAAAGCTTGCTAGAGAAAAATTAGGTCTTATTAAAGAAGGCGAGATTCCTGTAGTAAATGCTAGTAACAATAAATAA
- the yabQ gene encoding spore cortex biosynthesis protein YabQ, translating to MILSNLNQFNLLFYSFISGIITGILFDIYRVIRGLELPNKILGFIEDLLFWILSAIIIFIFLLYSNNAIMGIYVYLFISLGVYVYIRLLSKKLIYIEFRILTFFTKIIRITFNLIIYPIRILFNYFLINNENKNKKT from the coding sequence ATGATACTTTCAAATTTAAATCAATTTAATTTGCTCTTTTATAGTTTCATTTCAGGAATAATTACCGGTATATTGTTTGATATATATAGAGTTATTAGGGGATTAGAACTTCCTAATAAAATTTTAGGATTTATTGAAGATTTATTATTTTGGATTTTAAGTGCTATAATAATATTCATATTTTTACTTTATAGCAATAATGCAATTATGGGAATCTATGTATACTTATTTATAAGTCTTGGAGTATATGTTTATATTAGGCTTTTAAGTAAAAAATTAATATATATTGAATTTCGGATATTAACTTTTTTTACAAAAATCATAAGAATAACATTTAATTTAATAATATATCCTATTAGGATATTATTTAATTATTTTTTGATTAATAATGAAAATAAGAATAAAAAAACTTGA
- the yabP gene encoding sporulation protein YabP: MEVKVEDKKSNLVLENRKKLSITGVSEVVSFNDEIIILNTNLGILTIKGSGLKMNKLDVQNGDMKITGLINSFVYTGNESKKNNESIIARLFR; this comes from the coding sequence ATGGAAGTAAAAGTTGAGGATAAGAAAAGTAATTTAGTACTTGAAAATAGAAAAAAATTATCCATTACAGGTGTAAGTGAAGTAGTCAGTTTTAATGATGAAATTATAATATTAAATACTAATTTAGGTATACTTACTATAAAGGGCAGTGGACTTAAGATGAATAAGTTAGATGTACAAAATGGGGATATGAAAATTACCGGATTAATAAATTCCTTTGTTTATACAGGAAATGAAAGTAAAAAAAATAATGAAAGCATAATAGCTAGGCTATTTAGGTAG
- a CDS encoding RNA-binding S4 domain-containing protein — MRLDKYLKVSRIIKRRTVAKDACENGRVSINGKVAKPSSEVNEGDIIEIRYSERVLKAKIINISSHVLKENANQMYELILDEKEN, encoded by the coding sequence ATGAGGCTGGATAAGTATCTAAAAGTATCAAGAATAATAAAAAGAAGAACTGTTGCAAAAGACGCTTGTGAAAATGGAAGAGTTTCTATAAATGGAAAAGTAGCAAAGCCGAGTTCAGAAGTAAATGAGGGAGATATTATAGAGATAAGATATTCCGAAAGAGTGTTAAAAGCAAAAATAATCAATATTTCAAGCCATGTACTTAAAGAAAATGCAAATCAGATGTATGAGCTCATCTTAGATGAAAAAGAAAATTAA
- a CDS encoding HU family DNA-binding protein, whose amino-acid sequence MLNFKEVTKVNKAELITSIAEKSNLTKKDAEIALKGFIESIEEALEKGEKVQLVGFGTFETRERAERKGRNPRSKEEIIIPASTVPVFKAGKEFKDRVNK is encoded by the coding sequence ATTCTTAATTTTAAGGAGGTAACAAAAGTGAACAAAGCAGAATTAATTACAAGTATAGCTGAAAAAAGTAATTTAACAAAAAAAGATGCAGAAATAGCTCTAAAAGGATTTATAGAAAGTATCGAAGAAGCTCTTGAAAAAGGTGAAAAAGTTCAATTAGTAGGATTTGGTACATTTGAAACAAGAGAAAGGGCTGAAAGAAAAGGGAGAAATCCGAGATCTAAAGAAGAAATAATTATACCTGCTTCAACAGTACCAGTATTTAAAGCAGGGAAAGAATTTAAGGACAGAGTAAATAAATAA